AATATCTGCACATCTAATCATTGAAAGAAGAACTTCCTCACTGATAAAAAGCTTTTATAACTCTTATGAATACTCAGTTGCTACAGCCTTTTATAGCTTCCCTATCCTTACTATTGCCGCCTTTTTCTTCCGGGTAAGCCGCCGTGATGGTCCTTTCTTTTTTATACCTGCCCTTGTTTCGTCATCCTCTTCTTTATCATATCTTCCTTCAGTATGGGGGTGTGGATCAGGCATTCCGGTTTTCACCTTGCTGATCAGCTCCTCGAATTCCTGGGAAGATATCGCAGTTCCCCCTCTGCGGCTGACAAAATCAACAATATCCCTGTCCGATGAGACAACAACGGTTTCTTCTGCCCGTTTTTGAACCATCCGCTTGATGACATCATCTGCCTTTTCGCCCTTCCGGGAATAAATAATATCAATACCTTCCTGTCGATCTCGCTCTTCATCGGCCGGGCCGCTTTCCCAGCCGTCGAAGACAATGGTTACCTTATGCCCCCTCTGTTTCTTATACAGCGATATACTGCGTATCAGAGCTTTTCGGCCTTCCTCGAGGCTGAATCTCTCATGCCGTCTCAGCGCATCGGATTGCCGTATCAGGTTATATCCATCAATAATAATGTGCATGCTGACCCATTAAAATTTTATTTATTTTACGGAAAGGCTTGAACTTCCTATCCTACGGGGAGGTCGGGTGTCTCGCCTGACATTATTTATTATCCATCTCGTCTGGGTTTTTTACTTGACCTCGGTGCTATGCTTCTGCTATTTTTCATTCGTTTTATATTATAAAGTTCTTTACAGGTCAATTCCTACCTTACTAATCTCCTGCGAGAGATTAGTAAGAGTATATGCTATTCCGAACTGGCGAAGATTTAAATGTTCATGAACCGTTTTGATATTTTTTGCACAATTCCATCGTAAAGCAGCCATTAAAATACAAGGAGGAACGATATGACAGAAAAAATCTATCAGCCGGGAGAATCTTATAATTATCAACTTCTTATCAAACATATCCTTGAGACGCCGCTGTTTTTTGCTCCTGATCAACAGATTGTGTACAGGGATAAAGTCCGTCTGACGTACAGAGCATTCAATGAACGGGTTCACAGACTGGCCAATGCGCTGAAATTGCTCGGGGTCAAGAAGGGCGACACGGTCTGTGTGTTTGATTATGACAGCCATCGTTATCTGGAATGCTTTTTTGCCGTTCCCATGATGGGTGCGGTACTGCATACCCAGAACTGGCGGTTATCTCCCGAGCAGATTCTTTATACCATGAATCATGCGGAAGACGATGTCGTTCTGATACATGCAGATTTTCTTCCGCTTCTCGAAGCCGTCCAGGATAAACTGACGACGGTGAAGAAGATTATCCTGATCACCGATGACGGTCAAAAACCTGAAACAAAAGTCAAGATTGATATGGAATATGAAGAGATGCTTCAGGGGGCTGCTCCTTCCTATGATTTTCCTGACCTGGATGAAAATACGAGAGCGACGACATTTTACACAACAGGAACGACAGGGCTTCCCAAGGGTGTCTCTTTCTCCCATAGACAGCTCGTTCTTCACACCATAAGTGGTATGCTCGGATTAAGTGCCTATGAATCGCCCGCCCGTTTTCGTTCGAATGATGTGTATATGCCGATCACCCCCATGTTCCATGTCCATGCCTGGGGAATCCCCTATGCCGCAACATTGCTGGGCGTCAAACAGGTCTATCCCGGAAGATACGAGCCTGAAATGCTCCTGAAACTGATTTTGACGGAGAAGGTCACTTTTTCACACTGTGTGCCGACGATTATCCATATGCTGGTAAGCAGTCCTG
Above is a genomic segment from Deltaproteobacteria bacterium containing:
- a CDS encoding NYN domain-containing protein: MHIIIDGYNLIRQSDALRRHERFSLEEGRKALIRSISLYKKQRGHKVTIVFDGWESGPADEERDRQEGIDIIYSRKGEKADDVIKRMVQKRAEETVVVSSDRDIVDFVSRRGGTAISSQEFEELISKVKTGMPDPHPHTEGRYDKEEDDETRAGIKKKGPSRRLTRKKKAAIVRIGKL
- a CDS encoding fatty acid--CoA ligase; this translates as MTEKIYQPGESYNYQLLIKHILETPLFFAPDQQIVYRDKVRLTYRAFNERVHRLANALKLLGVKKGDTVCVFDYDSHRYLECFFAVPMMGAVLHTQNWRLSPEQILYTMNHAEDDVVLIHADFLPLLEAVQDKLTTVKKIILITDDGQKPETKVKIDMEYEEMLQGAAPSYDFPDLDENTRATTFYTTGTTGLPKGVSFSHRQLVLHTISGMLGLSAYESPARFRSNDVYMPITPMFHVHAWGIPYAATLLGVKQVYPGRYEPEMLLKLILTEKVTFSHCVPTIIHMLVSSPVVKKLDLTKWKVVIGGSRLPKGLAKAATDLGIQIFSGYGMSETCPIISLANLKPYMHDWNQDKQIDKQIMTGLPVPLVYAKVVDSSGKELPRNGESTGELVLRAPWLTENYFKDPERTKDLWQDGWLHTGDVACIDPAGYIQITDRTKDVIKTGGEWISSLELENLISQHEAVSEAAAIGTPDDKWGERPLLIVVLRPEYKDKVSEEDLKKFMTRFSEEGKIPKYGVPDRYMLVDAIPKTSVGKINKIQLRKLYG